Proteins encoded in a region of the Cupriavidus pauculus genome:
- a CDS encoding FKBP-type peptidyl-prolyl cis-trans isomerase has protein sequence MQTTPSGLQFEDTVVGDGTEATAGKHVTVHYTGWLYENGQAGRKFDSSKDRNDPFVFPLGAGHVIRGWDEGVQGMKVGGTRRLVIPADLGYGARGAGGVIPPNATLLFEVELLKV, from the coding sequence ATGCAAACCACTCCCTCTGGCCTGCAATTTGAAGACACCGTCGTCGGCGACGGCACGGAAGCCACCGCCGGCAAGCACGTGACCGTGCATTACACGGGCTGGCTGTACGAGAACGGCCAGGCTGGCCGCAAGTTCGACTCGAGCAAGGACCGCAACGATCCGTTCGTGTTCCCGCTGGGCGCGGGCCACGTGATCCGCGGCTGGGACGAAGGCGTGCAGGGCATGAAGGTAGGCGGTACGCGCCGCCTGGTCATCCCCGCCGACCTCGGCTATGGCGCGCGCGGCGCCGGTGGCGTGATTCCGCCGAACGCCACGCTGCTGTTCGAAGTGGAACTGCTCAAGGTCTGA
- the trxA gene encoding thioredoxin, with translation MSDVTLQNFEAEVIELSRQVPVLVDFWAPWCGPCRTLGPMLEKLEAEAGGTWRLAKVNVDENQQLAAHFGVRSIPHVVAFVDGEAVDQFTGVLPESGLREFLERLSPNPADLALVEARHRLEAGDRDGAQEAFLAALDYDPTADDVRLAYISFLLDGNAIAEAEAEFARLSPQATQLDGFAALRTRIDAMQNVSDMPDAGTLNARVEANPADLPARLDLARVLIARREYEGALAQLLEIVRRDRTFEDDAGRKTMLSVFDMLTEQPEIVSRWRRQLATALN, from the coding sequence ATGAGCGACGTCACCCTGCAGAACTTCGAAGCCGAAGTCATCGAGTTATCGCGTCAGGTGCCCGTGCTGGTCGATTTCTGGGCGCCGTGGTGCGGGCCGTGCCGCACGCTCGGGCCGATGCTGGAAAAACTGGAAGCCGAAGCGGGCGGTACGTGGCGCCTGGCAAAGGTGAACGTCGACGAGAACCAGCAACTGGCCGCGCACTTCGGCGTTCGCAGCATTCCGCATGTGGTCGCGTTCGTCGATGGGGAAGCCGTCGATCAGTTCACGGGCGTGCTGCCCGAGTCCGGCCTGCGCGAATTCCTCGAACGCCTGTCGCCGAATCCCGCGGACCTCGCGCTGGTCGAGGCACGGCATCGGCTCGAAGCCGGCGATCGCGATGGCGCGCAGGAAGCGTTCCTGGCCGCGCTGGATTACGACCCGACCGCCGACGACGTTCGCCTCGCCTATATCTCGTTCCTGCTCGACGGCAATGCGATCGCGGAGGCGGAAGCCGAGTTCGCGCGGCTCTCGCCGCAGGCCACCCAGCTCGATGGGTTCGCGGCCCTGCGCACGCGCATCGACGCCATGCAGAACGTGTCGGACATGCCCGATGCCGGCACGCTGAACGCGCGTGTGGAAGCCAATCCGGCCGACCTGCCCGCGCGGCTCGACCTGGCGCGCGTGCTGATCGCGCGACGCGAGTACGAAGGCGCGCTCGCGCAGTTGCTGGAAATCGTGCGGCGCGACCGGACGTTCGAGGACGACGCGGGCCGCAAGACGATGCTGTCGGTGTTCGACATGCTGACGGAGCAGCCCGAGATCGTGTCGCGCTGGCGCCGCCAGCTGGCCACCGCGCTCAACTGA
- a CDS encoding MAPEG family protein, whose translation MPIAFWCVLIAGLLPVLTVAVAKAGGRGGFDNHDPRGWLEKQSGRARRADLAHRNHFEAFPFFAAAVLSASHLGAPAARIDELAVVFVLVRVLYTVCYLTDRATLRTLCWTIGYLTVIGIFLLPVFVH comes from the coding sequence GTGCCCATAGCGTTCTGGTGTGTTCTGATCGCCGGCCTGCTGCCGGTGCTGACCGTCGCCGTCGCCAAGGCCGGCGGCCGCGGCGGCTTCGACAATCACGACCCGCGCGGCTGGCTCGAGAAGCAGAGCGGCCGCGCGCGGCGCGCGGACCTCGCGCACCGCAATCACTTCGAGGCGTTTCCCTTTTTCGCGGCGGCCGTGCTCTCGGCGAGCCACCTCGGCGCGCCGGCCGCGCGCATCGACGAACTCGCGGTCGTGTTCGTCCTCGTGCGCGTGCTGTACACGGTCTGCTACCTGACCGACCGGGCCACGCTGCGCACGCTATGCTGGACCATCGGCTACCTGACCGTGATCGGGATCTTTCTGCTGCCGGTGTTTGTCCACTGA
- a CDS encoding RNA-binding S4 domain-containing protein, translating into MAKDDRQYVNFPLDREFIALNDLLKLAGVCDSGGAGKALVAAGEVAVDGATESRKTAKIRAGQVVDVAGVRIRVVAG; encoded by the coding sequence ATGGCGAAGGACGATCGACAGTACGTCAACTTCCCGCTGGACCGGGAGTTTATTGCATTGAACGACCTGCTCAAGCTCGCGGGCGTCTGTGATAGCGGCGGCGCCGGCAAGGCGCTCGTCGCGGCAGGCGAGGTGGCCGTCGATGGCGCCACCGAATCCCGCAAGACGGCAAAGATCCGCGCGGGACAGGTCGTGGACGTGGCAGGGGTCAGGATCCGGGTAGTGGCGGGCTGA
- a CDS encoding AsmA family protein, whose amino-acid sequence MPVTRRQKVALWSIFTPLALIAIIVIVILTFDWNRLKPWLNDKVSQAIGRPFAINGDLVVTWKRAQGETGWRTLVPWPRLSASDITIGNTEWAKAPQMATVREVIFVLRPLPLLAHEINVPSIVIDSPAVWLERLADKRNNWTFDTGPKTGNSNWHLDIGEIVLAQGNIALNDAASKIDMQAEIGTIGDNALYNKARDGALINAASEASAVQGNPSDERRYGLRWKAVGHYNQATINASGKAGTVLSLRDTDTPFPVQADVRVGGTRAVIEGTLTNPAHLGALDVHLALSGDNMAKLYALTGIVLPSTPPYETRGRLVATLRKDASSYSYRNFTGKVGGSDLGGTLNFQQRSPRPLLSGELESKQLLFSDLAPLIGADAKPGEAASDSSVKQPADKALPVAPFHTERWDQIDADVQFTGRRIVRTEDLPITNLTTHLKLTDGVLLLDPLNFGVAGGNLVSTIRLDGKREPMAAMIDMNARRLKIKQMFPKVESMRASIGEINGAAKLSATGNSVAALLGTSNGEARLLVENGTVSKFILEAMGLNVGSVVISKLFGDKPVQINCGVADFGFTNGVGRARTFVLDTQDAVINVDGAVDLANERTALTIHPDSKGVRIISLRSPLYIGGTFKKPSVSPNIAVLALRAGGAVALALVAPVAAVLPLIDLSSGDESQCGRLLTELKKRPTAPPPGKTYKDPKAQAASAPAAAAPSGNTPADAASAKKPTAPTAIQQPDPMHEGS is encoded by the coding sequence ATGCCCGTCACCCGCCGCCAGAAGGTTGCCCTCTGGAGCATTTTTACGCCGCTCGCGCTGATCGCCATCATCGTGATCGTGATTCTCACGTTCGACTGGAATCGGCTCAAGCCCTGGCTCAACGACAAGGTGTCGCAGGCCATCGGCCGTCCGTTCGCGATCAACGGCGACCTCGTCGTGACCTGGAAGCGCGCGCAGGGCGAAACCGGCTGGCGCACGCTGGTGCCGTGGCCGAGACTCTCGGCAAGCGATATCACGATCGGCAATACCGAGTGGGCCAAGGCCCCGCAGATGGCGACCGTGCGCGAGGTCATCTTCGTGCTGCGGCCACTGCCGCTGCTCGCGCACGAGATCAATGTGCCGAGCATCGTGATCGACAGCCCCGCCGTCTGGCTCGAGCGCCTTGCCGACAAGCGCAACAACTGGACCTTCGATACCGGCCCCAAGACCGGCAACTCGAACTGGCATCTCGACATCGGCGAGATCGTGCTCGCGCAGGGCAATATCGCGCTCAACGACGCCGCGTCCAAGATCGACATGCAGGCCGAGATCGGCACCATCGGCGACAACGCGCTGTACAACAAGGCGCGCGATGGCGCATTGATCAATGCCGCGTCGGAAGCCTCGGCCGTACAGGGCAACCCCTCCGACGAGCGCCGTTACGGCCTGCGCTGGAAAGCGGTGGGCCACTACAACCAGGCCACCATCAACGCCAGCGGCAAGGCCGGCACGGTGCTGAGCCTGCGCGATACCGACACGCCGTTTCCCGTGCAGGCCGACGTGCGCGTCGGCGGCACGCGCGCGGTCATCGAGGGCACGCTGACGAATCCCGCGCACCTCGGCGCGCTGGACGTGCACCTGGCCCTGTCCGGCGACAACATGGCCAAGCTCTACGCGCTTACCGGCATCGTGCTCCCGTCCACACCCCCGTATGAAACGCGTGGCCGGCTCGTGGCGACGCTCAGGAAGGACGCATCGAGCTACAGCTATCGCAACTTCACCGGCAAGGTGGGCGGCAGCGACCTGGGGGGTACGCTGAACTTCCAGCAACGCTCGCCGCGCCCGCTGCTCTCGGGCGAGCTCGAATCGAAGCAGTTGCTGTTCTCCGATCTCGCGCCGCTGATCGGTGCCGATGCCAAGCCCGGCGAAGCGGCGTCCGACAGCAGCGTCAAGCAGCCCGCCGACAAGGCGCTGCCGGTCGCACCATTCCACACGGAGCGCTGGGACCAGATCGACGCCGACGTGCAATTCACGGGCCGGCGCATCGTGCGGACCGAAGACCTGCCGATCACGAACCTGACCACGCACCTGAAGCTGACCGATGGCGTGCTGTTGCTCGATCCGCTCAATTTCGGCGTGGCGGGCGGCAACCTCGTCTCGACGATCCGGCTCGACGGCAAGCGCGAACCGATGGCCGCGATGATCGACATGAACGCGCGGCGCCTCAAGATCAAGCAAATGTTCCCGAAGGTCGAGTCCATGCGCGCGAGCATCGGCGAGATCAACGGCGCCGCGAAGCTGTCCGCCACCGGCAACTCCGTGGCCGCCCTGCTGGGCACGTCCAATGGCGAGGCACGGCTGCTCGTCGAGAACGGCACCGTCAGCAAATTCATCCTCGAAGCCATGGGGCTCAATGTCGGGAGCGTCGTGATCTCCAAGCTCTTCGGCGACAAACCCGTGCAGATCAACTGCGGCGTCGCGGACTTCGGCTTTACCAACGGCGTGGGGCGCGCGCGCACGTTCGTGCTCGATACGCAGGACGCGGTCATCAATGTCGATGGCGCGGTCGATCTTGCCAACGAGCGCACGGCGCTGACGATCCATCCCGATTCGAAGGGCGTGCGGATCATCTCGCTGCGGTCGCCGCTTTATATCGGCGGCACGTTCAAGAAGCCGTCCGTGAGTCCGAATATCGCGGTACTCGCGCTGCGCGCGGGCGGGGCCGTCGCGCTCGCGCTCGTGGCGCCCGTGGCCGCGGTGCTGCCGCTCATCGACCTGTCGTCGGGCGACGAGAGCCAGTGCGGACGCCTGCTGACGGAACTCAAGAAGCGCCCCACGGCGCCGCCGCCGGGCAAGACCTACAAGGATCCCAAGGCGCAGGCGGCCAGTGCGCCGGCCGCCGCCGCGCCTTCCGGAAACACCCCGGCGGACGCCGCCTCCGCAAAGAAGCCGACGGCCCCCACGGCCATCCAGCAGCCGGACCCCATGCACGAAGGCAGCTGA
- a CDS encoding YceI family protein, whose product MRNLIVNALLAIPFAAIPFAAALPLPALAAATNYTIDPLHTAVYFGASHFDRTTVRGRFGKIDGRIVYDPATGAGSLDFTVGTDSVDTGNRTLDGVLRSDQFLDAQGNPFARFRANRFVVEGGRLVAVEGDFTLRGVTQPLRLESDRFSCGQTVLFGVRRDVCGGDFHATLKRSAFGLTRFLPEVSDDVTLQISVEASPDNPQ is encoded by the coding sequence ATGCGCAACCTCATCGTCAACGCCCTCCTCGCCATCCCATTCGCGGCCATCCCATTCGCGGCGGCCCTGCCGCTGCCGGCCCTGGCCGCGGCGACGAACTACACGATCGACCCGCTCCACACCGCGGTCTACTTCGGCGCGAGCCATTTCGACCGCACCACCGTGCGCGGCCGTTTCGGCAAGATCGACGGCCGCATCGTCTACGATCCGGCCACGGGCGCCGGCTCGCTCGACTTCACGGTGGGCACGGACTCCGTGGATACCGGCAACCGCACACTCGACGGCGTGCTGCGGTCCGATCAGTTCCTGGACGCGCAGGGCAACCCGTTCGCCCGGTTCCGCGCCAACCGCTTTGTCGTCGAGGGCGGCAGGCTCGTGGCCGTGGAGGGCGACTTCACGCTGCGCGGCGTCACGCAGCCGCTGCGGCTCGAATCCGACCGCTTCAGCTGCGGCCAGACCGTGCTCTTTGGCGTGCGCCGCGACGTGTGCGGCGGGGACTTCCATGCGACGCTCAAACGCAGCGCGTTCGGCCTCACGCGTTTCCTGCCGGAGGTGAGCGACGACGTGACGCTGCAGATCAGCGTGGAAGCATCCCCGGACAATCCCCAATGA
- a CDS encoding bacteriohemerythrin → MTETAMPVSPYDGLSSEGLPADLHLDEPVTDSTHAEFVQLLAAAVAADDAGFLAAFDAWIDHTRYHFQQEEQWMEAMSFGPRGCHAGEHQQVLAIADAIRQSVADDGRLDLGRRLVGELSGWFDHHVKSMDAMMVSHMKANGFSLVEGPPA, encoded by the coding sequence ATGACCGAAACCGCAATGCCCGTATCGCCCTACGACGGTCTCTCCTCCGAGGGACTGCCGGCGGACCTCCATCTCGACGAGCCGGTGACCGATTCCACGCACGCCGAATTCGTGCAGCTGCTGGCGGCCGCCGTGGCCGCCGACGATGCCGGATTCCTCGCCGCGTTCGACGCGTGGATCGACCACACGCGTTATCACTTCCAGCAGGAAGAACAGTGGATGGAGGCCATGTCATTCGGCCCGCGCGGCTGCCACGCGGGCGAGCATCAGCAGGTGCTCGCGATTGCCGACGCGATCCGGCAGTCCGTCGCCGACGACGGCCGGCTCGATCTCGGCCGTCGCCTCGTCGGCGAGTTATCGGGCTGGTTCGACCATCACGTCAAGTCGATGGACGCGATGATGGTCAGCCATATGAAGGCCAACGGCTTCTCGCTGGTCGAGGGGCCGCCGGCCTGA
- a CDS encoding gamma-glutamylcyclotransferase, translated as MAITRQDLESDRLRASLCSTPVASSLLTEDAIERSLHCALAERADADGPDGDSGDVWIFGYGSLIWNPMVVHTDRRVASVHGYHRGFYLYSRINRGTWDHPGLVLGLDRGGSCTGMAFRIPKNVIEQEFRVLWRREMMTGAYHPRWLRLKFGDGQQTGPRRALAFVMNRAHNGYAGRLPDDEVVGCLRHACGVYGPARDYLQQTLLGLATHGVGDPYLERLWRQLQERDAREGSSAAPGVHHAPQQAAADAGTAVASTMAPHETV; from the coding sequence ATGGCCATCACCAGACAGGACCTCGAATCGGATCGGCTGCGCGCATCGCTGTGCAGCACGCCAGTCGCGTCCTCGCTGTTGACCGAAGATGCCATCGAACGTTCCCTGCACTGTGCGCTGGCGGAACGCGCCGATGCGGACGGCCCCGACGGCGACAGCGGCGACGTCTGGATTTTCGGTTACGGCTCGCTGATCTGGAATCCGATGGTCGTCCACACCGACCGCCGCGTCGCGTCGGTGCACGGCTATCACCGCGGCTTCTACCTGTACTCCCGTATCAATCGCGGCACCTGGGACCATCCGGGCCTTGTGCTCGGCCTCGACCGTGGCGGCAGCTGCACGGGCATGGCATTTCGCATTCCGAAAAATGTGATCGAACAGGAATTTCGGGTGCTCTGGCGCCGCGAAATGATGACGGGCGCCTATCACCCGCGCTGGCTGCGCCTCAAGTTCGGGGACGGGCAGCAAACCGGCCCGCGCCGCGCGCTCGCCTTCGTCATGAACCGCGCCCATAACGGCTACGCCGGGCGCCTGCCCGACGACGAGGTCGTGGGCTGCCTGCGGCACGCCTGTGGCGTCTACGGCCCCGCGCGCGACTACCTTCAGCAGACGCTGCTCGGACTCGCCACCCATGGCGTGGGCGATCCGTATCTGGAGCGCCTGTGGCGCCAGTTGCAGGAGCGCGATGCGCGCGAAGGCAGCAGCGCCGCGCCGGGCGTCCACCATGCGCCCCAGCAGGCAGCGGCCGACGCCGGCACCGCCGTGGCTTCCACCATGGCCCCGCACGAGACCGTCTGA
- a CDS encoding ankyrin repeat domain-containing protein, with product MSRFHSRTRRQALAEMLGLMGVLMGGALLAGQGGQSLARSIVAAGPVPLPARPRPLAPQEPAPPYAHPEGVTALDRNLITAASLGDLELVNRLLSAGASPLVADERGRTALLSALYNRRGDVARALILAGADVNRKDADANSAFLLASATGQVDIVRLSLSHGADLNSTDRYDGTALIAAAQHGNTEVVRMLLKSGIAVDHVNQLGWTALLEAVILGDGSSRYEDIVQLLLDAGADANLPDREGISPTRHARDRGYKTMVKMLVRARGH from the coding sequence ATGAGTCGCTTCCACTCACGCACCCGACGCCAGGCCCTTGCCGAGATGCTCGGGCTCATGGGGGTACTGATGGGCGGGGCGCTGCTTGCGGGCCAGGGCGGCCAGTCGCTTGCGCGTTCGATCGTCGCCGCGGGACCGGTGCCGTTACCGGCGCGGCCGCGCCCGCTCGCGCCGCAGGAGCCCGCGCCCCCCTATGCGCACCCCGAGGGCGTGACCGCGCTCGACCGCAACCTGATTACCGCGGCATCGCTCGGCGACCTCGAGCTCGTCAACCGGCTGCTGTCGGCGGGGGCATCGCCGCTGGTTGCCGACGAACGTGGCCGCACCGCGCTGCTGAGCGCGCTCTATAACCGCCGGGGCGACGTCGCACGCGCGCTGATCCTTGCCGGCGCAGACGTCAACCGCAAGGATGCCGATGCCAACAGCGCATTTCTGCTGGCCTCGGCTACGGGACAGGTGGATATCGTCCGGCTGTCGCTTTCGCACGGTGCCGATCTCAACAGCACGGACCGCTATGACGGCACCGCGCTGATCGCGGCCGCGCAGCACGGCAATACCGAGGTGGTGCGCATGCTGCTGAAATCGGGCATCGCCGTGGACCACGTCAACCAGCTCGGCTGGACCGCGTTGCTCGAGGCCGTGATTCTCGGCGACGGGAGCTCGCGGTACGAAGACATCGTGCAGTTGCTGCTCGATGCCGGTGCCGACGCCAACCTGCCCGATCGCGAGGGCATCTCGCCCACGCGGCATGCGCGCGACCGTGGCTACAAGACGATGGTCAAGATGCTCGTGCGCGCGCGCGGGCACTGA
- a CDS encoding YaeQ family protein yields the protein MALKSTIYKAELSVSDMDRPYYGSHALTIAQHPSENDARMMIRVLAFACEATETLTFTRGLDEPDEPDLWDKALTGDILHWIDLGQPDETRLKRAASRAQRVTVFTYQSASAREWWKGIAGKAGKLRNVTIYNVPQDAVDALAGLAQRAMRLSVTIQDGEIWVSDDDHNVQLTLDVLQRAD from the coding sequence ATGGCGCTCAAATCCACCATCTACAAGGCCGAGCTGTCGGTATCCGACATGGATCGGCCCTATTACGGCAGCCACGCGCTGACCATCGCCCAGCACCCGTCGGAAAACGACGCGCGCATGATGATCCGCGTGCTTGCGTTCGCCTGCGAGGCCACCGAAACGCTGACCTTCACGCGCGGCCTCGACGAACCCGACGAGCCCGATCTCTGGGACAAGGCGCTCACGGGCGACATCCTCCACTGGATCGACCTCGGCCAGCCCGACGAAACGCGGCTCAAGCGGGCCGCATCGCGCGCGCAGCGCGTGACCGTGTTCACCTACCAGAGCGCCAGCGCGCGCGAATGGTGGAAAGGCATCGCGGGCAAGGCTGGCAAGCTGCGCAACGTCACCATCTACAATGTCCCGCAGGACGCCGTCGACGCGCTGGCCGGCCTGGCCCAGCGCGCGATGCGCCTGTCCGTCACGATCCAGGATGGCGAGATCTGGGTCAGCGACGACGATCACAACGTCCAGCTCACGCTGGACGTCCTCCAGCGCGCCGACTGA
- a CDS encoding AAA family ATPase, translating to MPRLIFFCGHAGTGKTTLAHRLIGPLMAATGEPFCLLDKDTLYGRYSAAAMRAITGDPNDRDSPAYLDNLRDPEYEGLLDTARENLALGISVIVIGPLSREIRAHQLSDPQWLHVPAGTTVSILWVHLPEDEAHARIIRRGNPNDAYKLAHWDTYRTRRFQPAPADYPELIFFDNSAPDAAQVDALLKTLAA from the coding sequence ATGCCCAGACTGATTTTCTTCTGCGGTCACGCCGGCACCGGCAAGACCACCCTCGCGCACCGGCTGATCGGCCCGCTGATGGCCGCCACCGGCGAACCGTTCTGCCTGCTGGACAAGGACACGCTCTACGGCCGCTACAGCGCGGCCGCGATGCGCGCGATCACGGGCGACCCGAACGACCGCGACAGTCCGGCCTACCTCGACAACCTGCGCGATCCCGAATACGAAGGGCTGCTCGATACCGCGCGCGAGAATCTCGCGCTCGGCATCAGCGTGATCGTCATCGGCCCGCTCTCTCGCGAGATTCGCGCGCACCAGCTCAGCGATCCACAATGGCTCCACGTGCCGGCGGGCACGACCGTCAGTATTCTGTGGGTGCATCTGCCCGAGGACGAGGCGCATGCGCGCATCATCCGCCGCGGCAATCCCAACGATGCGTACAAGCTTGCGCACTGGGATACGTACCGCACGCGCCGGTTCCAGCCGGCGCCCGCCGACTATCCGGAACTGATCTTCTTCGACAACTCCGCACCCGACGCGGCGCAGGTGGACGCGCTGCTGAAAACGCTGGCGGCCTAG
- a CDS encoding long-chain fatty acid--CoA ligase has protein sequence MTTAVPAASRVVSPVVSPVVSPFAAPPDRPHFRSWPRRLPTQVVLPETSLWYNLEVAARRYPDKAAIRYFGGAVTFREMETQATALAGWLQQRAGVKKGDRVLLYMQNCPQFLLAYYAILRADAVVVPVNPMNRTEEFRHYITDAQAKVAICSADLAGGVAEANAGVDEAARLAHVLVTEYADALPPSHEHPEDAPPAWLTATHALPAGYARWTDAMDAQLTPGPHTAGPDDMAVMPYTSGTTGFPKGCIHTHRTVMHNVIGGATWSGNGSESVQLSVLPLFHVTGMQYGMNVPIYTGATVVMLPRWDREVAGRLISRYQVTHWTNIPTMVIDFLGSPNLSDFDLRSLRYIGGGGAAMPQAVAERLREQFGLSYIEGYGLSETIAPTHSNPLERPKQQCLGIPTFNTDARVIDPVTLKELPVGEVGEIIVRGPQVFKGYWGKPDATREAFIEFEGATFFRTGDLGRMDEEGYFFLTDRLKRMINASGFKVWPAEVENLLYKHPAVQEACIIGTRDAYRGETVKAVVVLRAAARGNTTAEDIIAWARDNMAAYKYPRVVEFVDALPKSGTGKVMWRQLQESENAKSGG, from the coding sequence ATGACCACCGCTGTTCCCGCTGCTTCCCGCGTTGTTTCTCCCGTCGTTTCACCCGTGGTGTCACCTTTTGCCGCACCGCCGGACCGCCCGCACTTCCGCTCCTGGCCGCGCCGCCTGCCCACGCAGGTCGTGCTGCCCGAAACCTCGCTCTGGTACAACCTCGAAGTCGCCGCGCGCCGTTATCCGGACAAGGCGGCCATCCGGTATTTCGGAGGCGCCGTTACGTTTCGCGAGATGGAGACGCAGGCCACCGCGCTGGCCGGCTGGCTGCAGCAGCGCGCGGGGGTGAAGAAAGGCGACCGGGTCCTGCTCTATATGCAGAACTGCCCGCAGTTCCTGCTTGCGTACTATGCGATCCTGCGTGCCGATGCCGTGGTCGTGCCCGTCAATCCGATGAACCGGACCGAGGAGTTCCGGCACTACATCACCGACGCGCAGGCGAAGGTCGCGATCTGCAGTGCGGATCTCGCGGGTGGCGTCGCGGAGGCCAACGCGGGCGTGGACGAAGCCGCGCGCCTCGCGCACGTGCTGGTGACCGAGTATGCCGACGCCTTGCCGCCTTCGCACGAGCATCCCGAAGATGCACCGCCCGCGTGGCTGACGGCCACGCACGCGCTGCCCGCGGGCTATGCGCGGTGGACCGACGCCATGGACGCGCAGCTGACGCCCGGTCCGCACACGGCCGGTCCCGACGATATGGCCGTGATGCCGTACACGTCCGGGACCACGGGCTTTCCGAAGGGCTGCATCCACACGCATCGCACGGTCATGCACAACGTGATCGGCGGCGCCACCTGGTCGGGCAACGGTTCGGAGTCGGTGCAGTTGTCGGTGCTGCCGCTGTTCCACGTGACCGGCATGCAGTACGGCATGAACGTGCCCATCTATACCGGTGCGACCGTGGTGATGCTGCCGCGCTGGGACCGCGAGGTCGCGGGCCGCCTGATTTCCCGGTATCAGGTCACGCACTGGACCAATATCCCGACGATGGTGATCGATTTCCTCGGCAGCCCGAACCTGTCGGATTTCGACCTGCGCAGCCTGCGCTATATCGGCGGCGGCGGAGCGGCGATGCCGCAGGCGGTGGCGGAACGGCTGCGCGAGCAGTTCGGGCTCTCCTACATCGAGGGCTATGGACTGTCCGAGACGATCGCCCCCACGCACAGCAATCCGCTCGAACGGCCGAAACAGCAGTGCCTGGGCATTCCGACGTTCAATACCGATGCGCGCGTGATCGACCCCGTCACGCTAAAGGAACTACCCGTGGGCGAGGTCGGCGAGATCATCGTGCGCGGCCCGCAGGTCTTCAAGGGCTACTGGGGCAAGCCGGACGCCACGCGCGAGGCATTCATCGAGTTCGAGGGCGCCACGTTCTTCCGCACCGGCGATCTGGGCCGCATGGACGAGGAGGGCTACTTCTTCCTGACGGACCGCCTCAAGCGCATGATCAACGCATCGGGCTTCAAGGTGTGGCCGGCCGAAGTGGAGAACCTGCTGTACAAGCATCCGGCGGTGCAGGAGGCCTGCATCATCGGCACGCGCGACGCCTATCGCGGCGAGACCGTGAAGGCCGTGGTCGTGTTGCGGGCGGCCGCGCGCGGCAACACCACGGCCGAAGACATCATTGCATGGGCGCGCGACAATATGGCCGCGTACAAGTACCCGCGCGTGGTCGAGTTCGTCGATGCGCTGCCGAAGTCCGGCACGGGCAAGGTGATGTGGCGGCAGTTGCAGGAAAGCGAGAACGCGAAGTCCGGCGGCTAG
- the tcdA gene encoding tRNA cyclic N6-threonylcarbamoyladenosine(37) synthase TcdA, producing the protein MTIAPTPLADLSDLPAPLAHESPEDDDYHRRFGGVARLYGADGLARLEAANVCVVGVGGVGSWAAEALARNAVGRITLIDLDHIAVSNTNRQIHALGDAYGRAKVEAMAERIVAINPRCRVTTVDDFVTTDNVAELLSGFDYVIDAIDSVKVKIAMIAWARREGRAFITCGGAGGQLDPTRVRIEDLSRTVQDPLLAKVRQSLRQKWNFPRNPKRKFDIQAVYSDEPLRYPEPEQQACEIDEAPPVQPVAPSGPQGLACAGFGSSVAVTAVFGFVAASAVIGKLAAAAPATSQTTSQTTSQTTSQATSQATS; encoded by the coding sequence ATGACCATTGCCCCTACGCCCCTGGCCGACCTGTCGGATCTGCCCGCGCCCCTCGCCCACGAATCGCCCGAGGACGACGACTACCATCGCCGCTTCGGCGGTGTCGCGCGCCTCTACGGCGCGGACGGCCTTGCGCGGCTCGAGGCGGCGAACGTGTGCGTGGTCGGTGTCGGCGGCGTGGGCAGCTGGGCCGCGGAGGCGCTGGCGCGCAATGCCGTGGGCCGCATCACGCTCATCGACCTCGACCATATCGCGGTGTCCAACACCAACCGGCAGATCCATGCACTCGGCGATGCCTATGGCCGCGCGAAGGTGGAGGCGATGGCCGAGCGTATCGTCGCGATCAATCCGCGCTGCCGCGTGACCACCGTCGATGATTTCGTGACCACCGACAACGTGGCCGAGCTGCTGTCGGGCTTCGACTACGTGATCGATGCGATCGATTCGGTCAAGGTGAAGATCGCGATGATCGCCTGGGCGCGCCGTGAAGGGCGCGCGTTCATCACGTGCGGCGGCGCGGGCGGACAGCTCGACCCGACGCGCGTGCGCATCGAGGATCTGTCGCGCACGGTCCAGGACCCGCTGCTCGCCAAGGTGCGGCAGTCGCTGCGGCAGAAGTGGAACTTCCCGCGCAATCCGAAGCGCAAGTTCGATATCCAGGCCGTGTACTCGGACGAGCCGCTCCGTTATCCGGAGCCCGAACAACAGGCGTGCGAGATCGACGAGGCGCCGCCCGTGCAGCCGGTGGCCCCGAGCGGCCCGCAGGGGCTCGCGTGCGCGGGCTTCGGCTCGTCGGTGGCGGTGACGGCGGTGTTCGGGTTCGTTGCCGCGTCGGCCGTGATCGGGAAGCTCGCCGCCGCGGCGCCTGCCACCAGCCAGACCACCAGCCAGACCACCAGCCAGACCACCAGCCAGGCCACCAGCCAGGCCACCAGCTAG